The window ACCTCGTGAGAGTCCGGGTGTCGTCGAAGAAATCATGCTCGACGCCAGCCGTCGCAATACCCGTCCACGGATGCAATCACGTGCGGATCTGGGCGGAGGCGGACATGGCCGGCAGGATGAGTGGTTACTACGACCCGATCGTGGCGGCAACCGCCCGGCATCTCGGCAGCCAACTCGCCACCTTCAACCGGCGCCACTTCGAGCACATCCGAGGATTGAGCCTGGTAACGCTCTAAAGGTGCGCCTGCTTCAGCGAGCAAGGCCTCTTCGGGATTTGGACTCATGGCGGTTGTTCTTTTTTATTGAGAATGGGTCGAGTCAACGAAGATTCTCGAGGAGTGCCTTGGCCTCTTTCAGATCTGCAGTG of the Verrucomicrobiota bacterium genome contains:
- a CDS encoding type II toxin-antitoxin system VapC family toxin, whose protein sequence is MSGYYDPIVAATARHLGSQLATFNRRHFEHIRGLSLVTL